One region of Mucilaginibacter sp. 14171R-50 genomic DNA includes:
- a CDS encoding DUF4397 domain-containing protein — translation MANKNKSGILLGLCLFITLGMVIPILASCGKTGVSASSGLNARLKIVNLSPDIQPFNLYAFYIRQSTAAYSYPNASDYFLINSIDTPLQIRTAQTVNGVSPTNLLSLGGSLKPNLPYTWFVTGLLSDSSLTSILTIDTGSTPGNGRGKIRFVNASPNSPALNLTANDTIAFKNVTYKGQTGFIELTAGSYNLNVSATRDPKTVLSGRPNFTIADGKLYTMYFYGLSNRADTATYGTNVILNTLPPGTKY, via the coding sequence ATGGCTAATAAAAATAAAAGCGGCATATTATTGGGCCTGTGTTTATTTATAACATTAGGTATGGTTATACCTATTCTTGCATCGTGCGGCAAAACCGGGGTAAGTGCCAGCAGCGGCTTAAATGCCCGATTGAAAATTGTGAATTTAAGCCCCGACATACAGCCTTTTAACCTGTATGCCTTTTATATAAGGCAAAGCACAGCAGCTTATAGCTACCCCAACGCGTCAGATTATTTTTTGATTAACAGTATTGATACGCCCCTGCAAATAAGGACGGCTCAAACGGTGAACGGTGTAAGCCCTACAAATTTGCTGAGTTTAGGAGGTTCTTTAAAACCAAATTTACCATATACATGGTTTGTTACCGGCTTGCTGTCTGATAGTTCGCTAACATCCATTTTAACTATCGATACCGGCAGCACGCCTGGCAATGGCCGTGGTAAAATAAGATTTGTTAATGCATCGCCCAACAGCCCCGCTTTAAATTTAACAGCTAACGATACCATTGCCTTTAAAAATGTCACCTATAAAGGCCAAACCGGTTTTATAGAGTTAACGGCAGGTAGTTATAACCTTAATGTGAGCGCTACCCGCGACCCAAAAACCGTTTTGTCGGGTCGGCCGAATTTTACCATTGCCGACGGTAAATTATATACTATGTATTTTTATGGCCTTTCTAACAGGGCTGATACCGCAACCTATGGCACCAATGTTATATTAAACACGTTGCCCCCCGGCACAAAATATTAA
- a CDS encoding DUF4397 domain-containing protein — translation MKVNRLIFIVFMAFLGVQSCKKGDDAPITKPTTLINFINASTDTLNFYVNGSRLNTLASSYPQGSTGYISTPLGEQNYQAKKMGSPVELFDLRLPLDSGSIYSLYITDGTLENTFTTTDSLYTLPDTVTTIRFVHTSPNLGGVDVFVGDTVNFKARTFKSASVFLEVNPGVKRIRIYKAGTTELLSDEQRTLQSRRAYTLFTKGALSTAGSASSGTGLIINK, via the coding sequence ATGAAAGTAAACAGACTTATTTTTATAGTTTTTATGGCTTTTTTAGGGGTGCAATCCTGTAAAAAAGGAGATGATGCCCCTATAACTAAACCTACTACGCTTATAAATTTCATTAACGCATCCACCGATACACTTAATTTTTATGTGAACGGCAGCAGGCTTAATACGCTGGCCTCATCATATCCGCAGGGCTCAACAGGGTATATCTCTACGCCGCTTGGCGAGCAAAACTACCAGGCAAAAAAAATGGGATCGCCTGTGGAGCTGTTCGATCTGCGGTTACCGCTGGATTCGGGCAGTATATATTCATTATATATTACCGACGGCACATTGGAAAATACATTTACTACCACTGATAGCTTGTACACACTGCCAGATACCGTAACCACCATACGTTTTGTTCATACATCTCCCAACCTGGGTGGTGTAGACGTTTTTGTTGGCGATACTGTAAATTTTAAGGCGCGGACATTTAAATCCGCCAGTGTATTTTTAGAAGTTAACCCGGGCGTAAAGCGCATACGTATTTACAAAGCGGGTACAACCGAACTATTGAGCGATGAGCAGCGCACTTTGCAAAGCCGCCGGGCTTATACCCTTTTTACAAAAGGGGCACTAAGCACCGCAGGCAGCGCATCATCAGGTACGGGTTTAATCATAAATAAGTAG
- the dnaN gene encoding DNA polymerase III subunit beta codes for MRFIVSTSTLLKQLQSVSGALSNSTVLPILENFLFEIKDGNLTISATDLQTSMTTSLAVEAKENGRIAIPSRILLDTLKSLPEQPVAFSVDDSTFAIEISAGDGKYKLSGENGEDFPKIPVVENASSVNLPASVLGEAINKTIFAVSNDELRPAMTGVFCQLSSQHLTFVATDAHKLVRYRRKDAKADSTTSFILPKKALTLLKSALPADDVNVSVEYNSTSAFFKFGNINLVCRLIDERYPDYEAVIPKENPNKLSIDRLAFLGSLNRVAIYANKTTHQVRLKISGSELNISSEDIDFANEAHERLSCQYEGDDMEIGFNARFLIEMLKNLNCEEVSLEMSTPNRAGLLLPQGGDENEDVLMLVMPVMLNSYA; via the coding sequence ATGAGATTTATTGTTTCCACATCAACACTACTCAAGCAATTACAGTCTGTAAGTGGTGCTTTAAGCAACAGCACCGTATTGCCCATACTGGAAAACTTTTTGTTTGAGATCAAAGACGGGAACTTAACCATTTCTGCCACCGATTTGCAAACCAGCATGACCACATCGCTGGCAGTTGAAGCCAAAGAGAATGGCCGTATAGCCATACCATCGCGTATATTGCTGGATACCCTTAAATCGTTACCGGAGCAACCTGTTGCTTTCTCTGTAGACGACAGTACCTTTGCTATTGAAATAAGCGCCGGCGACGGTAAGTACAAGCTTAGCGGCGAAAATGGCGAAGATTTTCCGAAGATACCGGTTGTTGAGAACGCATCGTCAGTAAACCTGCCCGCTTCTGTATTAGGCGAGGCCATTAATAAAACCATATTTGCTGTTAGTAACGACGAACTGCGCCCTGCCATGACGGGTGTATTTTGCCAGCTAAGCAGCCAGCACCTTACCTTTGTAGCTACTGATGCCCACAAGCTGGTACGTTACCGCCGTAAAGATGCAAAGGCCGACAGCACCACATCATTTATATTGCCAAAAAAAGCGTTAACACTGCTAAAATCAGCCTTGCCGGCAGATGATGTGAACGTATCTGTTGAATATAACAGCACAAGCGCCTTCTTTAAGTTTGGCAATATCAATTTAGTATGCCGCCTTATTGATGAACGTTACCCCGATTATGAAGCAGTTATCCCGAAGGAAAACCCAAATAAACTTTCTATCGACCGTTTGGCATTCTTAGGCTCATTAAATCGCGTAGCTATTTACGCTAATAAAACCACTCACCAGGTGAGGTTAAAGATAAGCGGCAGCGAGTTGAATATTTCCTCAGAAGATATTGATTTCGCCAATGAGGCACACGAACGCCTGAGTTGCCAGTACGAAGGAGATGATATGGAAATAGGCTTTAATGCCCGCTTCCTGATAGAGATGCTTAAAAATTTGAACTGCGAGGAAGTGTCGTTAGAGATGTCGACCCCTAACCGCGCAGGCTTACTGCTGCCACAAGGCGGCGACGAAAATGAAGATGTATTAATGCTGGTAATGCCGGTAATGCTAAATAGCTACGCGTAA
- the gldG gene encoding gliding motility-associated ABC transporter substrate-binding protein GldG, whose protein sequence is MYSILKKEIIAYFSSLVAYITIGVFLLVLGLFLWVFPDTSILAYGYAGLDSLFSTAPYLFMFLVPAITMRLLAEERKEGTFELLLTRPLTDAQIVLGKYFAGVVIVLFALAPTLVYYFSIYTLGTPQGNIDTGAVIGSYIGLFLLGSSFAAIGLFASSVSKNQVIAFTIAVFLCFFCYSGFDSLSTILSLQNLGLQSLGITQHYESISRGVLDTRDLVYFILLATLFIWLTLFVLNRQAGKKFVNTVFLSALGIMFSLSILSGKLFTRFDFTKEKRFTISPVSRAVMGSLPQTVNVTVYLQGNDFPGGMKRLQTSVRDMLADLQAYSHGKLRFDFTDPLKGLSNDQQKQAYDDLQAKGIEAQNLSVKTDDGVSQKVIFPFALVSYGDKSIPVKLLQSQNNMNLAPDEVLNNSIQNLEYGFTSAIKKITSGGKQRIGFTEGHNELTDVELNDAMRSLADGYLVGRVNLTSIPFDSLAKISLLVIPKPDKAFTELEKYKLDQYIMHGGRVLWAIDQVSAELDSLRGHGGEQLAFNKQLNLDDQLFGYGVRINYDLIADMNCSAIPVNTGNVGGQPQIQLLQWLFNPVYLPFAKHPIVKNLDGITSQFASTIDLLDVKNVEKTILLTSSPYNKKISAPHMLSLQSLQDEPKPAEFQSAPKITGVLLEGSFKSDFRNRPVPEGLTDKKSPLQQSKATKMIVLSDGDILRNQVGADGSPYPLGYDRYTRQTYGNKNLLLNMADYMTDDSGLIALRSKEIQIRLLNRARIRQEKLFWQLVNNIAPLGIVLIFAIFQHYIRKRKYAH, encoded by the coding sequence GTGTACAGCATCCTTAAAAAAGAAATAATTGCCTACTTCAGCTCGCTGGTGGCTTATATTACCATCGGCGTTTTCCTGCTTGTTCTGGGGCTGTTTTTATGGGTGTTTCCCGATACCAGTATCCTGGCTTATGGTTATGCCGGATTGGACAGCTTGTTTAGCACTGCCCCTTACCTTTTTATGTTCCTGGTGCCTGCCATTACCATGCGTTTACTGGCCGAGGAGCGTAAAGAGGGCACCTTTGAATTGCTATTGACCCGCCCGCTCACTGATGCACAAATTGTGTTGGGGAAATATTTTGCGGGCGTAGTTATAGTGCTCTTTGCGCTTGCACCTACGCTGGTATATTATTTTAGCATTTACACATTGGGTACGCCGCAGGGAAATATCGATACAGGGGCGGTTATCGGCTCGTATATCGGTTTGTTTTTGTTGGGGTCATCATTCGCAGCTATCGGCTTGTTTGCATCATCGGTAAGCAAAAACCAGGTTATAGCGTTTACCATAGCTGTTTTTTTGTGTTTCTTTTGTTATAGCGGGTTCGATTCGCTGAGCACCATTTTATCACTTCAAAACCTGGGCCTGCAAAGTTTGGGTATCACGCAGCACTATGAATCTATTAGCCGCGGCGTGCTGGATACCCGCGACCTGGTATATTTTATCCTTTTAGCCACATTATTTATCTGGCTTACACTTTTTGTACTGAACAGGCAGGCAGGTAAAAAATTTGTTAATACGGTGTTCCTGAGCGCCTTGGGCATTATGTTCTCGCTGAGCATCTTATCAGGAAAGCTATTTACCCGGTTCGATTTCACTAAGGAGAAACGTTTTACCATTTCACCTGTCAGTCGTGCAGTAATGGGCAGCCTGCCGCAAACGGTTAACGTTACCGTATACCTGCAGGGAAACGATTTCCCCGGCGGTATGAAACGGCTGCAAACATCTGTTAGAGACATGCTGGCCGACCTGCAGGCATATAGCCATGGCAAACTCCGGTTTGATTTTACTGATCCGCTAAAAGGCCTGTCCAACGATCAGCAGAAGCAGGCGTATGACGATTTACAGGCCAAGGGCATCGAGGCACAAAACCTGAGCGTTAAAACCGATGACGGTGTTTCACAAAAGGTGATATTCCCTTTTGCTTTGGTGTCGTACGGCGATAAAAGCATCCCGGTTAAGCTGCTGCAATCGCAGAACAACATGAATTTGGCGCCCGATGAGGTGTTGAACAACTCTATCCAAAATTTAGAGTACGGCTTTACATCGGCCATAAAAAAAATAACCAGTGGCGGTAAGCAGCGCATAGGTTTTACCGAAGGGCATAACGAACTTACTGACGTAGAGCTTAACGATGCCATGCGATCGTTAGCCGACGGTTATTTGGTTGGCCGTGTTAATTTAACCAGTATACCGTTTGATAGCCTTGCCAAAATAAGCCTGCTGGTGATACCCAAGCCCGATAAGGCCTTTACCGAACTTGAAAAATATAAGCTTGACCAGTATATTATGCATGGGGGCCGGGTACTCTGGGCGATAGACCAGGTGAGTGCCGAACTGGACAGTCTGCGGGGGCATGGCGGCGAGCAACTGGCCTTTAACAAGCAGCTAAATTTAGACGACCAGCTTTTTGGTTATGGCGTACGTATTAATTACGACCTGATTGCCGACATGAACTGTTCAGCTATCCCGGTAAATACGGGCAATGTGGGCGGGCAGCCGCAGATACAATTACTGCAATGGTTGTTTAACCCGGTTTACCTGCCATTTGCCAAGCATCCTATCGTTAAAAACCTTGATGGTATTACCAGCCAGTTTGCCAGCACTATCGATCTGCTTGATGTCAAGAACGTAGAGAAAACCATTCTGCTTACGTCGTCGCCATATAATAAAAAAATAAGCGCCCCGCATATGCTATCGCTGCAGTCGCTGCAGGACGAACCCAAACCCGCGGAGTTTCAGAGCGCGCCGAAAATTACAGGCGTTTTGCTGGAAGGGAGCTTTAAGTCGGATTTTAGGAACCGCCCCGTACCCGAAGGCCTGACTGATAAAAAATCGCCGTTACAACAAAGTAAGGCTACAAAAATGATCGTGCTGAGCGATGGCGATATATTGCGCAACCAGGTTGGCGCGGATGGTTCGCCGTACCCGCTTGGTTATGACCGCTACACCCGGCAAACCTACGGAAACAAAAACCTGCTTTTGAATATGGCCGATTACATGACAGATGATTCGGGCCTGATAGCATTACGCAGCAAAGAGATACAAATACGCCTGCTCAACCGTGCCCGTATAAGGCAGGAGAAGCTGTTTTGGCAACTGGTAAATAATATTGCGCCCCTTGGTATAGTGTTAATATTTGCTATTTTTCAACATTATATACGCAAGCGAAAGTATGCTCATTAA
- a CDS encoding outer membrane beta-barrel protein: MKKLLSALLMLFSCSAYAQTPTRAFSAGLELGVPANSVFAIGFGGSGKAEVPLVSALSLSVTGGFTSFHYKSALIGSSTTQPAVNYIPVKAGVKYYFSPGFYAEGEAGNAFQTNYTKENLFIIAVGPGFIVSTGEHSGIDFGFRYENWGSGRLRQTAIRVAYRFGW; encoded by the coding sequence ATGAAAAAACTACTGTCGGCATTACTAATGTTATTTTCCTGTAGCGCTTATGCGCAAACGCCTACCAGGGCATTTAGTGCCGGCCTCGAACTCGGCGTACCTGCAAACAGCGTGTTTGCTATAGGCTTTGGCGGCTCGGGTAAGGCCGAAGTACCGTTGGTTTCTGCGCTAAGCCTTAGCGTTACCGGTGGCTTTACAAGTTTTCACTATAAAAGCGCTTTAATCGGCAGTTCAACTACACAGCCGGCAGTAAATTATATACCTGTGAAGGCAGGCGTTAAATATTATTTTAGCCCGGGTTTTTATGCTGAGGGCGAAGCCGGGAATGCCTTTCAAACAAATTACACCAAGGAGAACCTTTTCATTATTGCTGTTGGTCCGGGCTTTATAGTCTCTACAGGGGAACATAGCGGTATTGATTTTGGCTTCAGGTACGAAAACTGGGGAAGCGGCCGCTTAAGGCAAACTGCTATCAGGGTTGCGTACCGGTTTGGATGGTAA
- a CDS encoding ATP-binding cassette domain-containing protein — MSIQVHALTKVYGQQKAVDGISFHAGTGVLGFLGPNGAGKSTTMKMLTCFIPQTSGTASVCGFDINKQPLDVKRNIGYLPESNPLYTDMYVKESLAFIAGIHGIHEPAGRIAEVIEQTGLGPEQHKKIRQLSKGYRQRVGLAQAILHNPQVLILDEPTSGLDPNQLIGIRQLITDLGKTKTIILSTHIMQEVEAVCQRVIIVNSGKIVADDTLAGLRESNNGNSLENIFIGLTNNLSGN; from the coding sequence ATGAGCATACAGGTGCACGCTTTAACAAAAGTTTACGGGCAGCAAAAAGCTGTCGATGGTATTTCATTCCATGCGGGTACCGGGGTGCTCGGCTTTTTAGGGCCAAACGGCGCGGGCAAAAGTACCACTATGAAAATGCTCACCTGCTTTATCCCGCAAACGTCAGGCACCGCATCTGTCTGCGGTTTTGATATTAACAAGCAACCGCTGGATGTTAAACGCAACATTGGCTACTTGCCCGAGAGTAACCCCCTTTATACCGATATGTATGTAAAGGAGTCGCTGGCCTTTATAGCGGGTATACATGGCATACACGAACCTGCCGGGCGTATTGCCGAAGTTATTGAACAAACCGGACTTGGCCCCGAGCAGCATAAAAAAATAAGGCAGCTATCAAAAGGCTATCGCCAGCGGGTAGGCCTTGCGCAGGCAATACTGCACAACCCGCAGGTATTGATACTGGACGAACCCACCTCGGGCCTGGACCCGAACCAATTGATCGGCATAAGGCAACTGATAACCGACCTGGGGAAAACAAAAACCATTATCCTTTCTACCCATATTATGCAGGAGGTTGAGGCGGTTTGCCAGCGGGTTATCATCGTTAACAGTGGTAAGATAGTGGCTGATGATACGCTCGCCGGCTTACGCGAAAGTAATAATGGCAATTCGCTCGAAAACATATTTATTGGCCTCACCAATAATTTATCAGGCAATTGA
- a CDS encoding glycine--tRNA ligase — protein MSNPTDELFKNVISHCKEYGFVFQSSEIYDGLSAVYDYGQNGSELKNNIKTYWWKAMVQMHDNIVGIDSAIFMHPTIWKASGHVDGFSDPMIDNMDSKKRYRADQLLEDRIAKLDEEGKTSEAEELQIEMDNALKAEDLPRLRELIIAQHIKCPISGTANWTDVRQFNLMFSTQMGAVADDADVVYLRPETAQGIFVNYLNVQKSGRMKIPFGIAQIGKAFRNEVIARQFIIRMREFEQMEMQFFVRPGTQREWFDKWKANRLKWHLALGTAPKKYRYHEHTKLAHYADAAYDIEFEFPFGFKEVEGIHSRTDFDLSQHEKFSRKKMQYFDPELGEDGKPYGNYIPYVIETSIGLDRMFLLTMINAYEEEDLSTPEKQDSRTVLRLHPCLAPVKAAIFPLTKKDGLPEKAREIMDKLKLDFNLQYEEKDAIGKRYRRQDAIGTPFCITVDHQTLEDNTVTIRHRDTMAQERVPAADLEKIIGSMVSWKNLLG, from the coding sequence ATGAGCAACCCAACCGACGAACTTTTTAAGAATGTAATATCGCATTGCAAGGAATATGGCTTTGTTTTTCAATCGAGCGAGATATATGATGGCCTTAGCGCCGTTTATGATTACGGCCAAAACGGGTCGGAGTTAAAAAACAACATCAAAACGTACTGGTGGAAAGCCATGGTTCAAATGCATGATAACATTGTTGGTATCGATTCGGCCATATTTATGCACCCAACCATCTGGAAAGCCAGCGGCCACGTTGACGGCTTCAGCGACCCGATGATAGATAATATGGACAGTAAAAAACGCTATCGTGCCGATCAATTGCTGGAAGACCGCATTGCCAAACTTGACGAGGAAGGCAAAACCAGTGAGGCTGAGGAACTACAGATAGAGATGGATAATGCCCTAAAGGCCGAAGACCTGCCCCGCCTGCGCGAACTGATAATAGCCCAACATATAAAATGCCCTATAAGCGGCACCGCCAACTGGACGGATGTACGCCAGTTTAACCTGATGTTCAGCACCCAGATGGGCGCGGTGGCCGATGATGCCGACGTGGTTTACCTGCGCCCCGAAACCGCGCAGGGGATATTTGTAAATTATCTCAACGTGCAAAAATCGGGCAGGATGAAAATACCGTTTGGTATAGCGCAAATTGGTAAAGCTTTCCGTAACGAGGTTATTGCCCGCCAGTTTATCATCCGCATGCGCGAGTTTGAACAAATGGAAATGCAGTTCTTCGTTAGACCCGGCACACAGCGCGAATGGTTTGATAAATGGAAAGCAAACCGTCTTAAATGGCACCTTGCCTTAGGAACCGCCCCCAAAAAGTACCGTTACCACGAACATACCAAACTGGCCCACTATGCCGATGCCGCTTACGATATTGAGTTTGAATTTCCGTTTGGCTTTAAAGAGGTTGAAGGCATACACAGCCGTACCGATTTTGACCTGAGCCAGCACGAAAAATTCTCACGTAAAAAAATGCAGTACTTTGACCCCGAACTGGGCGAAGACGGCAAACCTTATGGTAACTACATCCCTTATGTCATCGAAACCTCGATAGGGTTAGACAGGATGTTTTTACTAACCATGATAAACGCCTACGAAGAGGAAGACCTGAGCACACCTGAGAAACAGGACAGCCGCACCGTGCTACGCCTGCACCCTTGCCTTGCGCCGGTTAAAGCAGCTATTTTCCCGCTTACCAAAAAAGACGGGCTGCCCGAAAAGGCCCGCGAAATTATGGATAAGCTAAAACTGGATTTTAACCTGCAATACGAGGAGAAAGATGCCATTGGTAAACGCTACCGCCGCCAGGATGCCATCGGTACGCCTTTCTGCATCACTGTAGACCACCAAACGCTTGAAGATAACACCGTAACCATTCGCCACCGCGATACCATGGCGCAGGAACGTGTACCTGCCGCTGATCTGGAAAAGATCATTGGCAGCATGGTGAGCTGGAAAAATCTATTGGGATAG
- a CDS encoding tetratricopeptide repeat protein, whose protein sequence is MKPIYIFLLFLNTVGITALAPSSKQADSLKKQLFFANGRVKTNDTLTVNHLNKLADEYYESAPDSTAYYSEMAISAAKKINYQNGIAQAYVNLARVNSFKGDYAAAKKHYNIALLLYNQNNNKRGVSDAYMGLGRVQDFLGDYDAAISFFEKALIIRKKLGKEIDIADCYAILGITYDNKGKFSRALDYYFKSLIIDIRLNDQLSAADNYCNIGVVMQHLELYPKALEYFNKANKLWLKLNDKQGISTIYQNIGEVMMSQKKYDKAIDYFKRASAIYHALGDEEGISLIYYDLGLYHYYTSKPDSALYYLNKSLQSASKNNIKYNKAYAYRGLALIYNLEKNYLAAYKYAVLTQQTADNLQSLDTRVEATLQLSKALAGLGRFEQAYKQNQLYLTLKDSLRDDESLQKLLSYNMAIEFEKNQRTTSQKEALLVEKIAEQKRTNIVAAVIIVVITIMLVVYYNEKRKQVKVNALLADRNREVLTQTDKLNELNILKDRLIGVLAHDLRAPLSTLRGMFALMADKDISHTEFIGMVPGVFSKLEHTSDFLDTLLFWINSQVDNIKDTTKSFCLCDLVKVELANLEDQLKLKNITAVNKVGPGHMAFADPNSVRIVIHNFLTNAIKFSYLNSVIEIAARMDNQKVYFTVTDHGTGMSTEQLNRLFISKVTSHFGTMNESGTGMGLIFCKDLIEKYNGEIWAKSVLNEGTELGFALAAGTAPENIPAVSSI, encoded by the coding sequence TTGAAACCTATTTATATTTTCCTACTTTTTCTTAATACAGTTGGTATAACTGCATTAGCTCCTTCCTCAAAGCAGGCAGATAGTTTAAAAAAACAGCTTTTTTTTGCTAATGGCCGGGTAAAGACTAACGACACTTTAACTGTTAATCATTTAAATAAACTTGCTGACGAGTACTATGAATCAGCCCCGGATAGTACAGCCTACTATTCAGAAATGGCCATCAGCGCGGCAAAAAAAATCAATTATCAGAACGGCATAGCCCAGGCGTATGTAAACCTTGCACGGGTAAACTCCTTTAAAGGCGATTATGCAGCAGCCAAAAAGCATTATAACATAGCGCTGCTTTTATACAACCAAAACAATAACAAGCGTGGCGTAAGCGATGCTTATATGGGCCTTGGCCGCGTTCAGGATTTTTTGGGCGACTACGATGCAGCTATCAGCTTTTTTGAAAAGGCACTAATTATTCGTAAAAAACTTGGTAAAGAAATAGACATTGCCGATTGTTACGCAATCCTGGGCATTACTTACGACAATAAAGGTAAGTTTAGCCGGGCGCTCGATTATTATTTCAAATCGCTTATTATCGATATCAGGCTTAACGATCAGCTTTCTGCCGCCGATAATTATTGCAATATAGGTGTGGTAATGCAGCACCTGGAACTTTATCCTAAGGCCCTCGAATATTTTAATAAAGCAAATAAGCTTTGGCTAAAGCTAAACGATAAGCAAGGCATAAGCACTATATACCAAAACATAGGCGAGGTGATGATGTCGCAAAAAAAGTATGACAAAGCCATTGATTACTTCAAACGCGCATCTGCAATATATCATGCCCTTGGCGATGAGGAAGGTATAAGCCTTATTTATTACGATTTGGGGTTATATCATTATTATACCTCCAAGCCCGATTCGGCTTTGTATTATCTTAATAAGTCACTGCAATCGGCATCAAAAAATAATATAAAATATAATAAAGCATATGCTTACAGAGGGTTGGCGCTGATATATAACCTCGAAAAGAATTACCTGGCCGCTTATAAATACGCGGTGCTTACCCAGCAAACTGCCGATAACCTGCAAAGCCTTGACACCCGCGTAGAAGCAACGCTGCAACTAAGCAAAGCCCTTGCCGGCTTAGGGCGTTTTGAGCAGGCATACAAGCAAAACCAGCTGTATTTAACCCTGAAGGATAGCCTCAGAGACGATGAAAGCTTACAGAAACTTCTATCGTACAACATGGCAATTGAGTTCGAAAAAAATCAGCGTACAACCAGCCAGAAAGAGGCTTTGCTTGTAGAAAAAATAGCAGAGCAAAAACGCACCAATATAGTTGCGGCGGTAATTATTGTGGTAATTACCATAATGCTTGTTGTTTATTACAACGAAAAGCGCAAACAGGTTAAAGTAAATGCGTTATTAGCCGATAGAAACAGAGAGGTATTAACACAAACCGATAAGCTTAATGAACTTAATATATTAAAAGACCGCTTAATAGGGGTATTAGCCCACGACCTGCGCGCGCCTTTAAGTACCTTAAGGGGTATGTTTGCGTTAATGGCCGATAAAGATATTAGCCACACCGAATTTATTGGAATGGTGCCCGGGGTTTTTAGTAAGCTGGAGCATACATCAGACTTTTTAGACACCCTTTTATTTTGGATAAACAGCCAGGTAGATAATATTAAAGATACTACCAAAAGCTTTTGCTTATGCGATCTCGTAAAAGTCGAGTTGGCTAACCTTGAAGATCAGCTCAAATTAAAAAACATTACCGCCGTAAATAAGGTTGGCCCCGGCCATATGGCATTTGCCGATCCAAACTCCGTCAGGATTGTGATACATAACTTTTTAACCAATGCCATCAAGTTTTCGTACCTGAACAGTGTAATTGAAATTGCGGCCCGTATGGATAACCAAAAAGTATATTTTACAGTTACCGACCACGGCACAGGCATGAGCACAGAGCAGCTTAACCGGTTGTTCATCAGCAAGGTAACAAGCCATTTCGGCACCATGAACGAAAGTGGTACAGGCATGGGCCTTATTTTTTGTAAAGACCTGATTGAAAAGTACAATGGCGAAATATGGGCCAAAAGCGTTTTAAACGAAGGCACCGAATTGGGCTTTGCCCTTGCCGCAGGTACCGCTCCGGAAAATATCCCTGCAGTAAGCTCAATATAA